One window of Oreochromis niloticus isolate F11D_XX linkage group LG23, O_niloticus_UMD_NMBU, whole genome shotgun sequence genomic DNA carries:
- the dtymk gene encoding thymidylate kinase, whose translation MVIGHRSVSRAWLQFVRGFCNVHRSTDGQWLGMAGKRGALIVLEGVDRAGKTTQCSKLVQALQQSGRPAEMMRFPDRTTTIGQLIGAYLENKSDLEDHTVHLLFSANRWEMVPLMKKKLEQGITLVVDRYAFSGVAFTSAKPGFRLDWCMQPDVGLPKPDLVMFLQLNPAEAALRGQFGQERYETSVFQRTVQQRFEQLMKDQTVNWQVIDAAQNIENVHRDITAHSLNAINKAQNLPLGELWSETPKN comes from the exons ATGGTGATAGGGCACAGGTCCGTGTCTAGGGCTTGGCTTCAGTTTGTTCGTGGTTTCTGCAACGTTCACCGCAGCACTGACGGACAGTGGTTGGGGATGGCGGGGAAGAGAGGAGCGCTCATCGTGCTGGAGGGGGTGGACAGGGCCGGGAAGACCACGCAGTGCAGCAAGCTGGTTCAGGCTCTGCAGCAGAGCGGCAGGCCGGCTGAGATGATGAGGTTCCCCG ACAGGACCACGACGATCGGACAGCTGATTGGGGCTTACCTGGAGAACAAGAGTGATTTGGAGGACCACACGGTGCACTTGCTGTTCTCTGCAAACCGCTGGGAGATGGT GCCTTTAATGAAGAAGAAGCTGGAGCAAGGCATCACTCTGGTTGTAGACAGGTACGCTTTCTCTGGAGTTGCTTTCACCAGCGCTAAGCCG GGCTTCCGCCTGGACTGGTGCATGCAGCCTGATGTGGGACTGCCAAAGCCAGACCTTGTAATGTTTCTGCAGCTGAACCCGGCCGAGGCTGCTCTCAGAGGACAGTTTGGGCAAGAGAGATACGAGACGAGCGTCTTCCAAAGAACAGTGCAACAGCGGTTTGAACAGCTGATGAAGGATCAGACAGTAAACTGGCAG GTGATCGATGCAGCGCAGAATATTGAAAATGTTCACAGAGACATCACAGCCCACAGCCTCAATGCCATCAACAAAGCACAGAACCTGCCCCTTGGAGAGCTCTGGAGTGAAACTCCTAAAAACTAA
- the agxta gene encoding alanine--glyoxylate and serine--pyruvate aminotransferase a has product MSSISVPPPKCLQKPLTVPYRHMFGPGPSNVPSRILEAGVNPVIGHMHPEIFEIMNDIKSGIQYMFQTQNKMTLAVSGTGHSAMECAIFNAVEPGDSVLVAVNGIWGERAAEMAERIGARVNTIVAPPGGCFTIEEMEKALSKHRPVLLFVAHGESSTGVLHPLDGIGQLCHKYNCLFLVDSVASIGGAPVYMDQQEIDILYTGSQKVLNAPPGTAPISFSERACQKIFSRRTKPVSFYLDLSWLANYWGCDGKPSRVYHHTGPVTAFYSLRESLSVLVEEGLENSWERHLKVAEYFHAGLESMGLKLFVKEKRLRLPTVTTIVAPYGYDWKEITSYIMKTHNLEISGGLRPSVGLVLRVGLMGCNSSRENVDMVLAALKDALKHCHKSKV; this is encoded by the exons ATGTCGTCTATCTCTGTACCACCACCAAAATGTCTGCAGAAACCTCTGACAGTTCCCTATCGTCACATGTTTGGACCGGGACCTTCAAACGTCCCTTCACGCATCTTGGAGGCCGGTGTCAACCCTGTCATTGGACACATGCATCCAGAGATATTTGAG ATAATGAACGACATCAAGAGTGGGATCCAGTATATGTTCCAGACTCAAAACAAAATGACTCTAGCTGTGAGTGGCACCGGCCACAGTGCTATGGAGTGTGCCATCTTCAATGCAGTGGAGCCCGGGGACAGCGTGCTTGTAGCTGTGAATGGAATCTGGGGAGAGAGAGCAGCAGAGATGGCAGAGAGGATAG GTGCGAGAGTAAACACTATTGTGGCtcctcctggtggctgcttcaCTATTGAAGAGATGGAAAAG GCTTTATCCAAACACAGACctgtgctgctctttgtggcACACGGAGAATCTTCTACGGGAGTCTTGCATCCTTTAGATGGCATCGGACAGCTGTGCCATAA GTATAACTGCCTGTTTCTTGTTGACTCTGTGGCTTCAATTGGAGGAGCCCCCGTTTACATGGACCAGCAAG AGATAGATATCCTGTATACAGGCTCCCAAAAGGTTCTGAATGCCCCACCAGGTACAGCACCGATTTCCTTCAGTGAGAGAGCATG CCAAAAAATCTTCAGCCGAAGGACAAAGCCCGTGTCATTTTACTTGGATTTGAGTTGGCTGGCAAACTACTGGGGATGTGATGGGAAGCCATCAAGAGT ATATCACCACACGGGTCCTGTCACTGCTTTTTACTCTCTGAGGGAAAGTTTGTCTGTCCTTGTTGAAGAG GGTTTGGAGAATTCATGGGAACGACATCTGAAGGTAGCCGAATATTTCCATGCTGGCCTGGAGAGCATGGGTCTCAAGCTTTTTGTCAAAGAAAAG CGTCTGAGGCTGCCTACAGTCACTACAATTGTTGCTCCTTATGGATATGACTGGAAAGAGATCACAAGCTACATCATGAAAACACACAATCTGGAGATTTCTGGGGGGCTCAGACCATCAGTTGGTTTG GTGCTCCGTGTGGGACTGATGGGATGTAACAGCAGCAGGGAGAACGTCGACATGGTGCTGGCAGCACTGAAAGATGCTCTGAAACACTGTCACAAGAGCAAAGTGTAA
- the zgc:103559 gene encoding allantoinase, mitochondrial, with amino-acid sequence MELGSTVSAVRSTRVLVGDQVRPAVVVIKDGKIHEIASSCSFSEDVACQVLDVGDSVVMPGVVDCHVHVNEPGRTSWEGFWTATRAAAAGGVTTIVDMPLNSIPPTTTLDNFHEKLREATGKCFVDVAFWGGVVPGNQLHLRPMIQAGVAGFKCFLIHSGVDEFPHVNDSDLHTAMKQLQGTGSVLLFHAERDVWEGKGETGDPCQYSTFLRSRPDVMETEAIRVVTELCLQYQVRCHIVHLSSAKPLKLIEEARQAGAPLTVETTHHYLSLCAEDIPAGATQFKCCPPIRGSVNREQLWSALKAGQIDMVVSDHSPCTTNLKKLDSGDFTQAWGGISSLQFGLSLFWSSASKRGFQLPDVVRLLSQKTAQLCCLDSRKGCLAPSYDADLVVWDPDREFEIQEENIHHKNKLTPYLGLKLQGAVRATILRGRLVYEDGSFCAEPLGKHLLIPQKTNQAQL; translated from the exons atggaacTCGGATCAACAGTCAGTGCTGTGAGGAGTACGAGGGTGCTGGTTGGTGATCAAGTACGTCCTGCAGTTGTAGTTATAAAGGATGGGAAGATACATGAAATAGCCTCGAGCTGCAGTTTTTCTGAGGATGTGGCCTGTCAG GTGCTGGATGTGGGTGACAGCGTGGTGATGCCAGGCGTTGTAGACTGCCACGTTCACGTGAATGAACCGGGCCGCACCTCCTGGGAGGGTTTCTGGACCGCCACCAGAGCTGCAGCAGCCGGAGGGGTGACGACGATTGTGGACATGCCGCT AAACAGCATCCCTCCCACCACAACTCTTGACAATTTTCATGAGAAGCTGCGGGAGGCAACAGGGAAGTGTTTTGTGGACGTAGCCTTCTGGGGAGGCGTGGTCCCTGGCAATCAG CTCCATCTACGTCCAATGATCCAGGCTGGAGTGGCTGGCTTCAAGTGTTTTCTCATCCATAGTGGGGTGGATGAGTTCCCCCATGTAAATGACAGTGATCTACATACAGCCATGAAGCAGCTGCAAGGCACAGGAAGCGTCCTGCTG TTTCATGCAGAGAGGGACGTTTGGGAAGGAAAAGGAGAGACTGGTG ACCCTTGCCAGTACTCCACCTTCTTGCGGTCCAGGCCAGACGTCATGGAAACCGAAGCTATTCGTGTTGTCACGGAGCTTTGCCTGCAGTACCA GGTACGCTGCCACATAGTCCACTTGTCTTCTGCAAAGCCACTGAAACTGATTGAGGAAGCACGGCAGGCTGGAGCTCCTCTAACTGTGGAGACCACCCACCACTATCTCAGCCTGTGTGCAGAAGACATACCTGCAGGGGCCACGCAATTTAAGTGCTGCCCGCCCATCAGAGGATCGGTTAACCGG GAGCAGCTATGGTCTGCGCTGAAAGCTGGACAGATCGACATGGTGGTCTCAGACCACTCCCCCTGCACCACCAATTTGAAGAAACTGGACAGTGGAGACTTCACACAGGCTTGGGGAGGGATTTCTTCTTTACAGTTTG GCTTGTCTCTGTTCTGGAGTTCAGCCAGTAAAAGAGGTTTTCAGCTCCCTGATGTTGTGAGGCTCCTGAGCCAAAAAACAGCTCAGCTGTGTTGCCTCGACAGCCGGAAGGGCTGCCTTGCCCCCAGTTATGATGCCGACTTGGTCGTATGGGACCCAGACAGAGAGTTTGAG ATTCAAGAAGAAAACATACATCATAAAAACAAG CTGACTCCTTACCTTGGCCTCAAACTGCAAGGGGCCGTGCGCGCCACCATCCTGAGGGGACGGCTGGTGTACGAAGATGGCAGCTTCTGCGCCGAACCTCTGGGGAAGCATCTCCTCATCCCTCAGAAGACAAATCAGGCCCAACTGTGA